A single Pseudanabaenaceae cyanobacterium SKYG29 DNA region contains:
- the metK gene encoding methionine adenosyltransferase: MLFTSESVTEGHPDKICDQISDAIVDALLAQDPQSRVAAEVVVNTGLVLITGEITSKAQVNYVELARKKIAEIGYIHAENGFAAHSCAVMVALDEQSPDIAQGVDRALEVRQGSEDDLLEAIGAGDQGIMFGFACDETPELMPMPIALAHRIARQLSYCRKSGQLPYLRPDGKTQVTVVYDQGKVVGIDTILVSTQHAPAIDGITDNTKVQARIRQDVWEQVVEPVFADLEVKPSSHTRFLVNPTGKFVIGGPQGDSGLTGRKIIVDTYGGYARHGGGAFSGKDPTKVDRSAAYACRYVAKNIVKAGLARKCELQVSYAIGVARPTSLTIETFGTGKLDDAKLLELVKAEFDLRPAAIIKNFGLTDLPSKRQGRFYQDVAAYGHFGRTDLDLPWEKTDRAASLASS, from the coding sequence TTGCTCTTCACATCTGAATCCGTCACAGAAGGACATCCAGATAAAATCTGCGACCAAATTTCCGATGCGATCGTGGATGCCCTGCTGGCCCAAGACCCCCAATCCCGCGTGGCGGCAGAAGTGGTGGTAAATACGGGGTTAGTGTTAATTACAGGGGAAATTACCTCCAAGGCACAGGTAAATTATGTAGAGCTGGCGAGAAAGAAAATTGCCGAAATTGGTTACATCCATGCGGAAAACGGTTTTGCTGCCCATAGTTGCGCAGTCATGGTTGCCCTCGATGAGCAGTCCCCTGATATTGCTCAGGGAGTCGATCGGGCTTTAGAGGTGCGCCAGGGTAGCGAAGATGACCTACTAGAAGCGATCGGAGCCGGCGACCAGGGAATCATGTTCGGCTTTGCCTGTGATGAAACGCCGGAACTGATGCCGATGCCCATTGCTCTCGCCCACCGCATTGCCCGCCAACTCAGCTACTGTCGTAAATCGGGGCAGCTCCCCTACCTCCGTCCCGATGGCAAAACCCAAGTGACTGTCGTCTACGACCAGGGCAAAGTTGTAGGCATAGACACAATCCTAGTGTCCACCCAGCACGCCCCCGCCATCGACGGTATCACAGACAATACCAAGGTACAAGCCCGCATTCGCCAAGACGTGTGGGAACAAGTAGTAGAACCCGTCTTTGCTGACCTAGAAGTAAAACCTAGCTCCCACACCCGCTTTTTGGTCAACCCCACGGGCAAATTTGTCATCGGCGGACCCCAAGGGGACTCCGGTCTCACGGGGCGCAAAATCATTGTTGATACCTATGGCGGTTATGCTCGCCATGGCGGCGGTGCCTTCTCTGGCAAAGACCCCACCAAAGTTGACCGTTCCGCTGCCTATGCCTGTCGCTATGTTGCCAAGAACATTGTGAAAGCGGGACTTGCCCGCAAATGTGAATTACAAGTGAGTTATGCCATCGGTGTTGCCCGCCCTACCAGTCTCACGATCGAGACCTTCGGTACAGGCAAACTAGACGATGCCAAGCTCCTAGAGTTGGTCAAAGCGGAATTTGACCTCCGACCCGCTGCCATCATCAAGAACTTTGGTCTAACCGACCTGCCCAGCAAACGCCAGGGGCGCTTCTATCAAGATGTGGCTGCCTATGGTCACTTTGGCAGAACTGACCTAGACCTACCCTGGGAAAAAACCGATCGGGCTGCCAGCCTAGCCAGTTCTTAA
- a CDS encoding DUF3155 domain-containing protein has translation MARRRKRKSKRRQEGRKILENVPQFCLDSGDDKPVTAARKFIQAFNIVPPALLLVRRNEHTTDRYFWAEKGLFGAQYVEENHFLFPSLRCSAEKVGVAQSS, from the coding sequence TTGGCAAGAAGACGTAAGCGCAAAAGTAAGCGTCGCCAAGAAGGGAGAAAGATTCTGGAGAATGTACCTCAATTTTGCCTCGACAGTGGTGATGATAAACCCGTAACGGCTGCGCGCAAGTTCATTCAAGCCTTTAACATTGTCCCCCCTGCTCTGTTGCTGGTGCGTCGCAATGAACACACCACCGATCGTTATTTTTGGGCAGAGAAGGGCTTGTTTGGTGCCCAGTATGTAGAGGAGAACCACTTCCTATTTCCCAGTCTGCGCTGTTCGGCAGAAAAAGTAGGAGTAGCTCAATCCTCTTAA
- the thrC gene encoding threonine synthase, whose protein sequence is MTATLTRTEKTFSLLRCKECGATYQPKAMHVCEKCFGPLEVVYNYEAIGARVTRSGIEAGPHSIWRYRDFLPVETEDYIDVGTGMTPLLRASRLAKRLGLKRLYIKNDAVNMPTLSFKDRVVSVALSRARELGFTTVACASTGNLANSTAAIAAHAGLDCCVFIPADLEAGKILGTVVYAPKVFAVHGNYDQVNRLCSEVANTYGWGFVNINLRPYYSEGSKTLGFEVVEQLGWELPDRIVAPLASGSLFTKIYKGFQEFIKVGLVGEKAVRFSGAQAEGCSPIAQAFKEGRDFIAPVKPKTIAKSIAIGNPADGIYALEVARQTGGEIESVTDGEIVEAIKLLAETEGIFTETAGGTTVAVLKKLVELGKIEPEETTVVYITGNGLKTQEAVQGYVGEPFQIEAKLDSFVRAYERSQTLDRLEWQTALV, encoded by the coding sequence ATGACTGCGACCCTAACCCGTACAGAGAAGACCTTTAGCTTGCTCCGCTGTAAGGAGTGTGGTGCTACCTATCAACCCAAAGCAATGCATGTGTGCGAAAAGTGTTTTGGTCCTTTGGAGGTGGTTTACAACTATGAGGCGATCGGGGCGAGGGTAACGCGGTCTGGCATTGAGGCAGGGCCCCATTCGATTTGGCGGTATCGGGATTTCCTGCCAGTGGAGACGGAGGATTATATTGACGTGGGGACGGGCATGACTCCCCTGCTGCGGGCATCACGGTTGGCGAAAAGGCTAGGGCTAAAGCGTCTTTACATCAAGAACGATGCGGTGAATATGCCGACTTTGAGCTTTAAGGATAGGGTTGTCTCAGTAGCCCTGAGTCGGGCACGAGAGTTGGGCTTTACTACCGTGGCTTGTGCCAGTACCGGCAATTTAGCTAATTCGACAGCAGCGATCGCTGCCCATGCGGGGTTGGACTGTTGTGTATTTATTCCTGCCGATTTAGAAGCGGGTAAGATTTTAGGTACGGTGGTCTATGCCCCCAAGGTGTTTGCTGTGCACGGCAACTATGACCAGGTGAATCGCCTTTGCTCGGAGGTGGCAAATACCTATGGTTGGGGCTTTGTCAACATCAATCTCCGCCCCTATTACTCGGAAGGTTCCAAGACCCTGGGGTTTGAGGTGGTAGAGCAGTTGGGATGGGAATTACCCGATCGGATTGTGGCTCCTCTGGCTTCAGGTTCTCTCTTTACCAAGATTTACAAAGGCTTCCAAGAATTTATCAAGGTGGGGCTGGTAGGGGAGAAAGCCGTGAGATTTAGTGGGGCACAGGCAGAAGGATGTTCCCCTATTGCCCAGGCATTTAAGGAAGGGCGGGACTTTATTGCCCCGGTTAAACCCAAGACCATTGCTAAGAGTATTGCCATTGGCAATCCGGCGGATGGTATCTATGCCCTAGAAGTTGCCCGCCAGACGGGAGGGGAAATTGAGTCAGTCACTGATGGGGAGATTGTAGAAGCCATCAAGCTCCTAGCGGAAACAGAGGGTATTTTTACGGAAACCGCAGGGGGTACCACAGTTGCTGTCCTGAAAAAGTTAGTGGAACTGGGCAAGATTGAACCAGAGGAAACAACAGTTGTTTACATCACGGGCAATGGTTTGAAAACCCAGGAGGCGGTACAGGGTTATGTGGGCGAGCCTTTCCAAATTGAAGCTAAGTTGGACAGCTTCGTACGCGCCTACGAACGTTCCCAGACCCTCGATCGCCTGGAGTGGCAAACTGCTCTGGTCTAA
- a CDS encoding 1-deoxy-D-xylulose-5-phosphate reductoisomerase — MKPITLLGSTGSIGTQTLDIVAQYPDRFSIVGLAAGSNVELLAHQVRRFQPEIVGIAREEKLEELREALTGVDPMPIVVAGGEGLQVVASYGAAETVVTGIVGCAGLLPTIAAIKAGKNIALANKETLIAGGPVINPLVAEYGVKLLPADSEHSAIFQCLQGVPAGGLARIILTASGGAFRDLPVEALAHVTVADALKHPNWSMGKKITIDSATLMNKGLEVIEAHYLFGLDYDHIEIVIHPQSIIHSLIELQDTSVLAQLGLPDMRLPLLYALSYPDRVTTNWERLDLVKCASLTFRAPDHRKYPCMELAYNAGRIGGTMTAVLNAANEEAVSLFLSGRIAFMDIPKLIEATCQAHSCISQPRLEDILEADRWARNFVQAQLLRV, encoded by the coding sequence ATGAAGCCCATCACTCTCCTTGGTTCGACGGGGTCGATCGGCACCCAGACCCTTGACATAGTGGCGCAATATCCCGATCGGTTTTCTATAGTGGGGTTAGCGGCGGGTAGCAATGTAGAGTTACTAGCCCATCAGGTACGGCGTTTCCAGCCAGAAATAGTGGGGATTGCCAGGGAAGAGAAACTGGAGGAGTTGCGGGAGGCACTCACAGGGGTTGACCCCATGCCGATTGTGGTAGCAGGGGGGGAGGGTTTACAAGTGGTAGCCAGCTATGGGGCGGCGGAAACAGTAGTTACAGGTATAGTGGGTTGTGCGGGATTGTTGCCCACGATCGCTGCCATCAAAGCAGGGAAAAACATAGCCCTGGCTAACAAGGAGACTCTGATTGCTGGTGGTCCAGTCATCAATCCCCTAGTGGCAGAGTATGGCGTTAAGTTACTGCCGGCTGATTCCGAACATTCAGCCATCTTTCAATGCCTCCAGGGAGTGCCGGCGGGGGGGCTAGCCAGAATTATTCTCACTGCTTCCGGGGGAGCCTTTAGGGATTTGCCCGTGGAAGCCCTAGCCCATGTCACTGTCGCCGATGCCCTCAAACATCCCAACTGGAGTATGGGCAAAAAAATCACGATCGATTCTGCCACCCTGATGAACAAGGGGTTAGAGGTAATTGAGGCTCACTACCTATTTGGCTTAGACTATGACCACATCGAGATTGTTATCCATCCCCAGAGCATTATCCATTCTTTGATTGAATTGCAGGACACTTCTGTGCTAGCCCAGCTAGGTTTGCCGGATATGCGGTTGCCCTTGTTGTATGCCCTGTCCTATCCCGATCGGGTGACCACTAACTGGGAACGCTTAGACCTGGTCAAATGTGCTAGTTTGACATTCCGTGCCCCTGACCATCGCAAATATCCCTGCATGGAATTAGCTTACAACGCAGGCAGAATCGGCGGGACAATGACCGCAGTACTAAACGCAGCTAATGAAGAGGCGGTTTCTCTCTTCCTGAGTGGCAGAATTGCTTTTATGGACATTCCCAAACTGATTGAAGCTACCTGCCAAGCCCATAGCTGTATCTCCCAACCCAGACTAGAGGACATCCTAGAAGCCGATCGGTGGGCGCGCAACTTTGTGCAAGCTCAACTACTGAGGGTGTAA